In Flavobacterium sp. WV_118_3, one DNA window encodes the following:
- a CDS encoding 3-alpha domain-containing protein — protein MPFYLCRSATRNWSVRRTAHYLYHKRNDRDGIETRRITGLE, from the coding sequence ATACCGTTTTATTTATGTAGGTCAGCGACAAGGAATTGGTCCGTTAGGCGTACAGCCCATTACTTATACCACAAACGAAATGATCGTGATGGCATTGAAACCAGACGGATCACTGGATTGGAGTAA
- a CDS encoding transglutaminase domain-containing protein — protein sequence MRKKLVFQTIVLLLSISAFSQKFDLGKVSVEELKQAEHPKDPKAEAAILYKKGRTYFDILNGNKVVTEVEIRLKIYKKEGYDWATFVIDNYINNNLKENVAFSNAYTYNLVDGKIEKTKLKNEGIFVEKLNDYKERNKIVFPNVKELSVIEFKYVQESPFIGTLCDWSFQMGIPVNYSEYVTQIPEFFIYKSQMKGTLIPKMDKTSKGQTIQKKEKENTGYGFVTSQTSQSYQEFINTYTLKDIPAMADESYINNINNYRSAILHELMSIKYPNQPYKDYSTDWATIVRDIYLGDFGSQLGKRSYFEDDLAAILKGVTNPDEKITTVFNFVKSRMNWNEVVGYYCEKGVRTAYKEKVGNTADINLILVAMLREAGIDVNPILLSTRNNGIALLPNRNAYNYVIAGVQTAKGLVFLDATDKIATPNVLPLRALNWFGRIVRKDGTSDDVELVPTNLSKNVTNIMATIGSDGVLKGMYREQQFDYFAYLYRRAYGNIDEEKYLEKIEKEHPGLQIESYKVANKADLTKPVVEDYNFTHDGIVEKIGDKIYIDPMVFVAKTQNPFKQDKREYPIDFSFPHQEKYMINLTLPEGYVVESVPEAISMFMEEDMGSYNFNITASGNKIQLVATLDIKWSLIPATHYEGLKNFYKAMIEKETEKIVLKKA from the coding sequence ATGAGAAAAAAACTAGTATTTCAAACCATAGTACTCCTTTTATCGATAAGTGCTTTTTCCCAAAAGTTTGATTTAGGAAAAGTATCGGTCGAAGAATTAAAACAAGCGGAACATCCGAAAGATCCAAAAGCCGAAGCTGCCATTTTGTATAAAAAAGGACGAACCTATTTTGATATTCTAAATGGAAATAAAGTCGTTACGGAAGTGGAAATTCGTCTTAAAATTTATAAAAAAGAAGGATATGACTGGGCTACTTTTGTAATCGATAACTATATCAACAATAATCTAAAAGAGAATGTTGCGTTTTCGAATGCCTATACCTATAATTTGGTTGATGGTAAAATTGAAAAAACAAAACTGAAAAACGAAGGAATATTTGTTGAGAAACTCAATGATTATAAGGAACGAAATAAAATTGTATTTCCTAATGTAAAGGAGCTATCGGTTATTGAGTTTAAATATGTTCAGGAATCGCCTTTTATTGGAACATTATGTGACTGGAGTTTTCAGATGGGAATCCCGGTGAACTATTCGGAATATGTAACACAAATTCCGGAGTTCTTTATCTATAAATCACAAATGAAAGGTACGCTCATTCCGAAAATGGATAAAACAAGTAAAGGGCAGACCATTCAGAAAAAAGAAAAAGAAAATACAGGATATGGGTTTGTTACATCACAAACGAGCCAAAGTTATCAGGAGTTTATAAATACTTATACTTTAAAAGATATCCCGGCGATGGCCGACGAAAGTTATATCAATAACATTAATAACTATCGCTCGGCGATCCTACATGAATTGATGTCGATTAAATATCCAAACCAACCGTATAAAGATTATTCGACCGATTGGGCTACCATCGTAAGAGATATCTATTTAGGGGATTTTGGTAGCCAATTGGGCAAGAGAAGCTATTTTGAAGACGATTTGGCTGCCATTTTAAAAGGAGTGACCAATCCGGATGAAAAAATAACAACAGTATTCAATTTTGTAAAAAGCAGAATGAACTGGAATGAGGTTGTTGGATATTATTGCGAAAAAGGAGTGCGTACCGCCTATAAAGAAAAAGTAGGAAATACGGCCGATATCAACCTGATATTGGTAGCAATGTTACGGGAAGCCGGTATCGACGTCAATCCTATTTTGTTAAGCACCCGAAATAATGGTATTGCGCTTTTGCCCAATAGGAATGCTTATAATTATGTGATTGCAGGTGTACAAACAGCAAAAGGACTGGTTTTTCTGGATGCAACCGATAAAATAGCCACGCCAAATGTATTGCCATTACGTGCTTTAAACTGGTTTGGTAGAATAGTGCGCAAAGATGGTACATCTGATGATGTGGAATTGGTGCCGACAAATTTGTCTAAAAACGTAACCAATATCATGGCAACTATTGGAAGTGACGGGGTGTTAAAAGGAATGTACCGCGAACAGCAGTTCGACTATTTCGCCTACCTTTATAGAAGAGCCTACGGAAATATAGATGAAGAAAAATACCTGGAGAAAATTGAAAAAGAACATCCGGGATTGCAAATCGAATCGTATAAAGTCGCAAATAAAGCAGATTTGACCAAACCGGTTGTGGAAGATTATAACTTTACACACGATGGTATCGTAGAGAAAATTGGAGATAAAATTTATATCGATCCGATGGTATTTGTGGCAAAAACACAAAATCCGTTTAAACAGGATAAACGAGAATATCCGATTGATTTCTCCTTTCCTCATCAGGAAAAATACATGATCAATTTAACGTTGCCGGAAGGATATGTTGTAGAATCGGTTCCGGAAGCCATCAGTATGTTTATGGAAGAGGATATGGGAAGTTATAATTTTAATATCACGGCATCCGGGAACAAAATTCAATTAGTGGCTACTTTGGATATCAAATGGTCCTTAATCCCGGCAACGCATTACGAAGGATTAAAAAACTTCTACAAAGCAATGATTGAAAAAGAAACCGAAAAAATTGTACTTAAAAAAGCATAA
- a CDS encoding SIMPL domain-containing protein translates to MKNNVNSLIIGIAVVLAAFLFSNAFKNRNQSNDTISVTGLGKKDFVSDLIVWSSSFSKKNMNLKEAYAALDKDREIIKSYLISKGIPESNIVFSAVNINKDFEYTYDGNGNTRQQIFTGFSLSQNVQIESKEVDKVEGISREVTELINSGVELYSNPPEYYYTKLAELKLEMIAEATKDANARAQKIAENADAKLGNLKKSDMGVFQIIAQNSSEEYSWGGSFNTASKKKTANITMKLVYQVR, encoded by the coding sequence ATGAAAAACAATGTTAATTCCCTTATTATAGGAATAGCGGTTGTTCTGGCAGCGTTCCTGTTTTCCAACGCCTTTAAAAACAGAAACCAAAGCAACGACACCATTAGTGTAACCGGGCTTGGCAAAAAAGATTTTGTATCGGATCTGATTGTATGGAGCAGTTCTTTTTCCAAAAAGAATATGAACCTCAAAGAGGCTTATGCCGCACTCGATAAAGATCGCGAAATCATTAAATCGTATCTGATTTCAAAAGGAATTCCGGAAAGTAATATTGTTTTTTCGGCGGTTAACATCAATAAGGATTTCGAATATACCTATGACGGTAACGGCAATACGCGCCAACAGATTTTTACCGGTTTTTCACTTTCTCAGAATGTGCAAATCGAAAGTAAGGAAGTTGATAAAGTAGAAGGTATTTCCCGTGAGGTAACCGAATTGATCAACTCTGGTGTGGAATTGTATTCCAATCCACCGGAATATTATTACACCAAACTGGCGGAACTAAAACTGGAAATGATTGCCGAGGCGACCAAAGATGCGAATGCACGTGCTCAGAAAATTGCCGAAAATGCCGATGCCAAACTGGGCAATCTAAAAAAATCGGATATGGGTGTTTTCCAAATCATTGCACAAAACTCATCGGAAGAATACTCCTGGGGCGGTTCGTTTAATACGGCTTCTAAAAAGAAAACCGCTAATATTACCATGAAATTGGTCTATCAGGTTCGATAA
- a CDS encoding DUF3857 domain-containing protein: MTTLTFAQQYDYSVMGIPDSLKVNASAVVRLDETAIRVTSVKSMLILTRQIVTVLDANGLSSVDRTFYYDKSSKITNLEAIVYDTNGKEIKRIKKKDFIDHSVADGFSVFTDNRALSMDYTPTGYPFTIEVKSEIETNNTGVIRPWLPVNAYNQSLMKSEYRISYPTDMELKSKEYNFSGFDVKKIQTQASRIYVIENIPALRYEEYAPSVTKLFPFVRFGLNKFALEGTEGVADSWKDFGLWMNEKLLNDVKEIPLETQLSIKKLVEQEKDPIAKAKKIYKYVQDKTRYISVQVGIGGWKPMKAADVDRLGYGDCKALSNYTKALLEVVGIPSFYTVIYGGIQRQDVLDDLVSIQGNHAILTIPYEDKNYFMECTSQTTPFGYQGKFTDGRMALLIKPEGGELVKTDETSDVENSQKSKGSFVVDAQGDFKGEVVILSGGTQYESKYLLSRKAKEEQDKFYKNYFFNIENLKVNTLQFEDDRDNVQFKETVNVQAEHYATLSGERILFPANAFNVNRLVPQRYRSRKLPFQIERGYQDYDEIIIQLPQGYVVEGLPQNTILNTKYGDYKTEYTLQGTDKVVVIRSLLLKRGKYPKEEYEEFRKFMEITARNDNAKISLIKNK, encoded by the coding sequence ATGACTACCCTGACTTTTGCACAGCAATATGACTATAGTGTAATGGGGATTCCCGATAGTCTTAAGGTTAATGCCAGTGCGGTAGTTCGCCTTGATGAAACCGCAATACGGGTTACGTCTGTAAAAAGTATGTTGATACTGACCCGACAAATTGTTACCGTATTGGATGCCAATGGGCTTAGTAGTGTAGATCGCACATTTTATTATGACAAGTCATCAAAAATTACAAATCTGGAGGCTATTGTATACGATACCAATGGGAAAGAAATAAAGCGGATTAAAAAGAAAGATTTTATAGATCATAGTGTGGCCGACGGTTTTTCGGTTTTTACCGATAACAGAGCGTTGTCTATGGATTATACACCAACCGGCTATCCATTTACGATTGAAGTAAAAAGCGAAATAGAAACCAACAATACTGGGGTTATACGACCGTGGTTACCGGTGAATGCGTATAATCAAAGTCTGATGAAAAGTGAATACAGAATCAGTTATCCAACCGATATGGAACTGAAAAGTAAGGAATATAATTTTTCGGGTTTTGACGTTAAGAAAATCCAGACACAAGCGAGTAGGATATATGTTATCGAAAATATACCGGCATTGCGATACGAAGAATATGCGCCTTCGGTTACTAAGTTGTTCCCTTTTGTCCGCTTTGGGTTGAATAAATTCGCCTTGGAAGGAACCGAAGGCGTTGCAGATAGCTGGAAGGATTTCGGTCTATGGATGAATGAAAAATTGCTTAACGATGTAAAAGAAATACCACTTGAAACACAACTTAGTATTAAAAAACTGGTAGAACAGGAAAAAGATCCGATTGCGAAAGCCAAAAAAATCTATAAATATGTACAGGATAAAACCCGTTATATCAGTGTTCAGGTGGGTATTGGCGGATGGAAACCAATGAAAGCTGCCGATGTGGATCGTTTGGGATATGGCGATTGTAAAGCGTTGTCCAATTATACCAAAGCCTTATTGGAAGTCGTAGGAATTCCGTCGTTTTATACTGTGATTTATGGCGGAATACAAAGGCAAGACGTATTGGATGATCTTGTTTCAATCCAGGGGAATCATGCGATCTTAACAATCCCATACGAAGACAAAAATTATTTCATGGAATGTACGAGTCAGACAACACCATTTGGCTATCAAGGAAAATTTACCGACGGGCGTATGGCTTTACTAATAAAACCGGAAGGTGGCGAATTGGTTAAAACAGATGAGACATCCGATGTGGAAAATAGTCAGAAATCCAAAGGAAGTTTTGTTGTGGATGCACAAGGGGATTTTAAAGGAGAAGTTGTAATTCTCTCCGGCGGAACACAATATGAAAGCAAATACCTGTTGTCGCGAAAAGCAAAAGAAGAACAGGATAAATTTTATAAAAACTATTTTTTCAATATCGAGAATCTGAAAGTGAATACCTTGCAGTTTGAAGACGATCGGGATAACGTCCAATTTAAAGAAACGGTAAATGTTCAGGCCGAACACTATGCAACCCTTTCCGGCGAACGAATCCTGTTTCCGGCGAATGCTTTTAACGTAAACCGACTGGTGCCACAACGATACCGATCCCGCAAGCTGCCTTTTCAGATAGAACGCGGCTATCAGGATTATGATGAGATAATCATACAATTACCGCAAGGTTATGTTGTGGAAGGATTGCCGCAAAATACCATACTCAATACTAAATACGGCGATTATAAAACGGAGTACACCCTTCAGGGTACGGATAAAGTGGTAGTCATACGTTCTTTATTGTTAAAAAGGGGAAAATACCCTAAAGAAGAATACGAAGAGTTCCGTAAGTTTATGGAAATCACAGCACGGAATGATAATGCCAAAATAAGCTTAATCAAAAACAAATAA
- a CDS encoding nucleotide pyrophosphohydrolase encodes MDLKNAQLDVDNWIKNHGVRYFNELTNMAQLTEEVGEVARIIARRYGEQSEKESDKNKDLGEELADVVFVVLCLANQTGVDLQAAFDKKMDMKTKRDHDRHHNNEKLK; translated from the coding sequence ATGGATTTAAAAAACGCACAACTGGACGTTGATAACTGGATTAAAAATCACGGGGTACGCTATTTTAATGAGCTGACCAATATGGCGCAGTTAACCGAAGAAGTAGGTGAAGTAGCCCGAATCATCGCGCGTCGTTATGGCGAACAATCCGAAAAGGAAAGTGATAAAAACAAAGATCTGGGCGAAGAACTGGCCGATGTGGTTTTTGTGGTTTTATGTCTGGCCAACCAAACCGGTGTGGATTTACAGGCGGCGTTCGATAAGAAGATGGATATGAAAACCAAAAGAGATCACGATCGCCATCACAACAACGAAAAATTAAAATAA
- the rsgA gene encoding ribosome small subunit-dependent GTPase A, producing MTGIVYKSTGSWYSVKTEDNQVFECRIKGKFRMKGIKSTNPIAVGDVVDFDLDQSTDEVAGIIHNIHDRKNYIVRKSVNLSKQTHIIASNIDIVFLLVTINNPPTTTSFIDRFLVTAEAYGIEAVLIFNKIDTYDEATLDEQLYLQYVYSNIGYKCLRVSAAEGKGIDALKAMMKDKVSMFSGHSGVGKSTLVNALEPSLNLKTKAISDQHQQGQHTTTFAEMFDLSFGARIIDTPGIRGFGIVDMEKQEIGDYFPEFFALKDQCKFNNCLHKEEPHCAVKEALDNDEIAWSRYKSYIQILEGDDEHYRTDIYGEGKAQDTE from the coding sequence ATGACAGGAATCGTTTATAAATCTACAGGAAGTTGGTACAGTGTTAAAACCGAAGACAATCAGGTTTTTGAATGCCGTATAAAAGGAAAATTCCGAATGAAAGGCATTAAGAGTACCAATCCTATTGCCGTTGGTGATGTGGTCGATTTTGATCTGGATCAATCCACAGACGAAGTGGCGGGAATTATTCATAACATTCACGACCGAAAAAACTATATTGTTCGAAAGTCGGTTAATTTGTCCAAGCAAACCCATATTATCGCCTCCAATATCGATATCGTATTCCTTTTGGTGACGATTAACAATCCGCCAACCACAACGAGTTTTATCGATCGTTTTCTGGTTACGGCCGAAGCCTATGGTATTGAAGCGGTTCTGATTTTTAACAAAATCGATACCTACGATGAAGCGACGCTCGACGAACAGTTGTATTTGCAATATGTCTATTCCAATATAGGGTATAAATGCCTGCGTGTTTCGGCAGCCGAAGGGAAAGGAATCGACGCGTTAAAGGCCATGATGAAAGACAAGGTATCGATGTTTTCGGGACATTCCGGAGTAGGAAAATCGACTTTGGTCAATGCGTTGGAACCGTCGTTGAATCTTAAAACGAAAGCAATATCCGATCAGCATCAACAAGGACAACATACCACGACATTCGCCGAAATGTTCGACCTTTCGTTTGGCGCCCGGATTATCGATACACCGGGTATCCGCGGTTTTGGAATTGTCGATATGGAAAAACAGGAAATCGGAGATTATTTTCCGGAGTTTTTTGCCTTGAAAGATCAGTGTAAGTTTAATAATTGTCTTCATAAAGAAGAACCGCATTGCGCCGTTAAGGAAGCATTGGATAACGATGAGATCGCCTGGTCGCGGTATAAAAGTTATATCCAGATTTTAGAAGGTGATGACGAACATTACCGAACCGATATTTACGGAGAAGGAAAAGCACAGGATACCGAATGA
- a CDS encoding bifunctional 3-deoxy-7-phosphoheptulonate synthase/chorismate mutase type II → MENNAAMRTWLDAFNLNHPLVIAGPCSAETEEQVLKIAHELKDSDVSVFRAGIWKPRTRPGGFEGVGAIGLKWLQRAKAETGLLLAVEVANANHVQLALEHDVDVLWIGARTTVNPFAVQEIADALKDTDKIVLVKNPVNPDLALWLGGVERLYNANIKKLGVIHRGFSTYEKTKYRNNPEWQLPIELQSKFPDLPLICDPSHITGKRDMILEVSQQALDLNYDGLIIETHIDPDNAWSDAAQQVTPSALKQIFKDLRIRKITDEADEYNQKLEGLRTQIDEIDSKLLNILGKRMKIADSIGALKKERNVAVLQNKRWNEILGKMVLEGEERGLSEEFILKMFKAIHQESIAHQEKIINS, encoded by the coding sequence ATGGAGAATAATGCTGCAATGAGAACATGGTTGGACGCTTTCAATTTGAATCACCCGTTGGTGATTGCCGGGCCATGTAGTGCCGAAACAGAAGAACAGGTATTAAAAATAGCACACGAATTAAAGGATTCGGATGTAAGTGTTTTCAGAGCAGGAATCTGGAAACCGCGTACACGTCCGGGTGGTTTCGAAGGCGTAGGCGCCATCGGATTAAAATGGTTGCAGCGCGCCAAAGCGGAAACCGGTTTGTTGTTGGCCGTTGAGGTAGCTAATGCAAATCATGTGCAACTGGCTTTGGAACACGATGTAGATGTATTGTGGATTGGGGCCAGAACGACTGTAAACCCGTTTGCCGTTCAGGAAATTGCCGATGCGTTAAAAGATACCGATAAAATTGTACTGGTTAAAAATCCGGTAAATCCCGATTTGGCGTTATGGCTTGGAGGAGTGGAACGTTTGTACAATGCCAATATCAAAAAATTAGGCGTAATCCACAGAGGATTTTCGACTTACGAAAAAACAAAATACCGAAACAATCCGGAGTGGCAGTTGCCAATTGAGTTGCAAAGCAAATTCCCGGATTTGCCGCTAATTTGTGATCCGTCGCATATCACCGGAAAACGGGATATGATACTGGAAGTCTCACAACAGGCACTTGATCTGAATTATGACGGACTGATCATCGAAACACATATCGATCCGGATAACGCTTGGAGCGACGCCGCACAACAAGTAACGCCATCGGCTTTAAAACAGATTTTTAAAGATTTACGAATCCGTAAAATAACCGATGAAGCCGACGAGTACAACCAGAAATTGGAAGGATTGCGCACGCAGATTGACGAAATCGACAGCAAATTGCTGAATATATTAGGGAAGCGAATGAAGATTGCCGACAGTATTGGTGCGTTAAAAAAAGAACGCAACGTAGCCGTATTGCAAAACAAACGCTGGAATGAAATTCTGGGTAAAATGGTCTTGGAAGGCGAAGAACGTGGTCTAAGTGAGGAGTTTATCCTTAAGATGTTTAAAGCCATTCACCAGGAGAGTATCGCGCATCAGGAGAAAATAATAAATAGTTAA
- the dtd gene encoding D-aminoacyl-tRNA deacylase: MKAVIQRVTEASVTIDGITVADIQKGLLVLIGIEDADTKEDSDWLTAKIANLRIFGDENEVMNLSLKDTNGDIIVVSQFTLHAQTKKGNRPSYIKASKPDVAIPLYEAFVKQMEMELGKPVQTGQFGADMKVRLLNDGPVTIVIDTKNKE, translated from the coding sequence ATGAAAGCAGTAATACAACGGGTAACGGAAGCGTCTGTTACCATTGACGGAATAACAGTAGCCGACATCCAAAAGGGGTTGTTGGTGCTGATTGGAATAGAAGATGCCGATACCAAAGAAGATAGCGACTGGCTAACTGCCAAAATCGCCAACCTTCGCATATTTGGCGATGAAAACGAGGTGATGAACCTGTCGTTAAAAGATACCAATGGAGACATCATAGTGGTAAGTCAGTTCACACTGCATGCCCAAACCAAAAAAGGCAACCGACCTTCGTATATCAAAGCATCTAAACCGGATGTGGCGATACCCTTATACGAAGCTTTCGTAAAACAAATGGAAATGGAATTAGGTAAACCGGTTCAAACCGGTCAATTCGGAGCCGATATGAAAGTGCGATTGCTTAATGACGGACCGGTGACGATTGTTATTGATACTAAAAATAAAGAGTAA
- the aroA gene encoding 3-phosphoshikimate 1-carboxyvinyltransferase: MDVQLRQSDVNLKSQIAITGSKSETNRLLLLQALYPNLKLNNVSNSDDSLMMIKALESEGSVIDIHHAGTAMRFLTAFFATQENREVVLTGSTRMQERPISILVDALRQLGANIAYEKNEGYPPIRISGKKMTESKVSLKANVSSQYISALLLVAPRLEKGLELTLEGELTSIPYIQMTLSLLQEIGIETTFEGNRITVQPKKEIAPQISTVESDWSSASYYYSIVAMAKVGTEITLSSYKENSFQGDSDLVAIYRHFGVESVFENDKVTLRKITATNSERVTFDLKNTPDIAQTIAVTSFGLHKACRLTGLHTLKIKETDRLVALQNELTKLGAVIAVTDDSLTLEVSETIQSDVVIQTYQDHRMAMAFAPLALKTSLIISEAEVVSKSYPGFWDDLRKTGFRIAEQVL; the protein is encoded by the coding sequence ATGGATGTACAACTCCGACAATCTGACGTCAACCTCAAATCCCAAATTGCGATTACAGGTTCCAAAAGTGAAACCAATCGTTTGTTATTACTTCAGGCCTTGTATCCGAATCTGAAATTGAACAACGTGTCCAATTCAGATGACAGTTTGATGATGATCAAAGCGCTGGAGTCGGAGGGATCCGTGATTGATATTCATCATGCCGGTACAGCCATGCGTTTCCTGACGGCCTTTTTCGCAACTCAGGAAAATCGCGAAGTCGTACTTACCGGATCGACACGAATGCAGGAACGCCCCATTTCCATTTTGGTCGATGCCTTACGGCAATTGGGAGCTAATATAGCCTACGAAAAAAACGAAGGCTATCCGCCCATTCGAATCTCCGGAAAAAAAATGACAGAATCGAAAGTAAGTCTGAAAGCGAATGTAAGCAGTCAGTATATTTCGGCTTTGCTTTTAGTCGCACCACGTCTTGAAAAGGGTTTGGAGTTGACTCTGGAAGGTGAACTAACATCCATTCCGTATATCCAAATGACCTTGTCGCTATTACAGGAAATAGGAATTGAAACAACTTTTGAAGGCAATCGTATCACGGTTCAGCCAAAAAAAGAAATTGCACCGCAAATAAGTACAGTGGAAAGCGATTGGAGTTCGGCATCCTATTACTATTCCATAGTAGCAATGGCGAAGGTCGGAACAGAAATCACCTTGTCCAGTTATAAGGAAAACAGCTTTCAGGGCGATAGCGATTTAGTGGCAATTTACCGTCATTTTGGTGTGGAATCGGTTTTTGAAAACGATAAAGTTACCTTACGGAAAATCACAGCCACCAATTCGGAGCGTGTGACTTTCGATTTGAAGAACACACCGGATATCGCGCAAACCATAGCAGTAACCAGTTTCGGACTCCATAAAGCGTGTCGTCTTACCGGATTGCATACGCTCAAAATAAAAGAAACCGACCGTCTGGTGGCCTTGCAAAACGAACTGACCAAACTCGGCGCCGTGATTGCGGTAACCGACGATAGTCTGACTTTGGAAGTATCCGAAACAATACAATCGGATGTGGTAATACAAACCTATCAGGACCATCGGATGGCCATGGCTTTTGCACCATTGGCATTAAAAACATCATTGATCATTAGTGAGGCCGAAGTGGTTTCCAAATCCTATCCCGGTTTTTGGGACGATCTTCGTAAAACCGGTTTCCGGATAGCGGAACAAGTGCTGTAA
- the queA gene encoding tRNA preQ1(34) S-adenosylmethionine ribosyltransferase-isomerase QueA, producing MKLSHFNFNLPAELLAEFPAENRDEARLMVVNRKTQTIEHKLFKDILDYFEEGDVMVLNNTKVFPARLYGNKEKTGARIEVFLLRELNAEQRLWDVLVDPARKIRIGNKLYFGDDDSLVAEVIDNTTSRGRTLRFLYDGSYEEFRAKLLELGETPIPKYINRAVTPEDAERYQTIYAKEEGAVAAPTAGLHFSKHLMKRLEIKGINFAEITLHVGLGTFNPVEVEDLSKHKMDSEELRITEEACEIVNKAKSNKKKVCAVGTTTMRAMESSVSSAKTLNPYEGWTNKFIFPPYDFSVADCMITNFHTPKSTLLMMISAFCGHDLMKKAYEEAVKEKYKFYSYGDAMLIL from the coding sequence ATGAAGTTATCTCATTTTAATTTCAATTTGCCGGCTGAATTGCTTGCAGAGTTTCCTGCCGAAAACAGAGACGAAGCGCGTTTGATGGTTGTCAACAGAAAAACGCAAACCATCGAGCATAAACTTTTTAAAGATATCCTGGATTATTTTGAAGAAGGTGATGTAATGGTGCTGAATAATACCAAGGTTTTTCCGGCGCGTCTGTATGGAAATAAAGAAAAAACAGGAGCGAGAATTGAGGTGTTTTTGTTACGAGAATTAAATGCGGAACAACGTTTGTGGGATGTATTGGTAGATCCGGCTCGTAAAATCCGTATTGGTAATAAATTATATTTCGGCGATGACGATTCGTTAGTAGCGGAAGTTATTGATAATACCACTTCCAGAGGAAGAACACTTCGTTTTCTTTACGACGGTTCTTACGAGGAGTTCAGAGCAAAATTGTTGGAATTAGGGGAAACGCCAATTCCGAAATACATCAACCGTGCCGTAACGCCGGAAGATGCCGAACGATACCAGACGATCTATGCGAAAGAAGAAGGTGCTGTAGCGGCTCCAACGGCTGGATTACACTTTTCTAAACACTTGATGAAGCGTTTGGAAATCAAAGGAATTAATTTTGCCGAAATTACATTACACGTAGGTTTGGGAACTTTTAACCCGGTTGAGGTGGAAGATTTGTCCAAACACAAAATGGATTCGGAAGAATTGCGTATTACCGAAGAGGCTTGCGAAATCGTAAACAAAGCAAAATCGAACAAGAAAAAAGTATGTGCTGTCGGAACAACGACCATGCGTGCCATGGAAAGTTCGGTTTCGTCGGCCAAAACATTAAACCCGTACGAAGGATGGACCAATAAATTTATTTTCCCTCCTTACGACTTTAGCGTAGCCGATTGTATGATTACCAATTTCCATACACCAAAGTCAACCTTATTAATGATGATCTCGGCTTTCTGTGGTCACGATTTAATGAAAAAAGCCTATGAAGAGGCGGTTAAAGAAAAATACAAATTCTATTCTTACGGTGATGCGATGTTAATCCTGTAA